The following proteins come from a genomic window of Sardina pilchardus chromosome 1, fSarPil1.1, whole genome shotgun sequence:
- the LOC134086065 gene encoding NACHT, LRR and PYD domains-containing protein 12-like has protein sequence MDQTPDRVCESQSTVVDQSPDGVWESQSTVVDQSPDGVCESQSTVVDQTSDGVCESQSTVVDQTPDGVCESQSTAVDQTPDGVCESQSTVVDQTPDGVCESQSTVVDQTPDPRVAIEHGLPGSPYTISMNIAPQFTIPITTAPQLPRSMTTAPQLSRSMIIAPQIINSSIQGGVAVNVSETTDTAEDVSVCSLSKELKSNLKKRFEKIFEGIAKRGNPILLNKIFTDVYITEGEREVDIDKGENQYKNRPWKWGPERRHRILYYEQEWLKKENSGKLINEHDVWQLEMASSKQNGQEPAINCNDIFKPLHDPNLHIRSVLTKGVAGIGKTVSVQKFILDWAEEMANQDVDIIFVLPFRELNRYQDRELSLHELLEIFHSEMKVVTDMRMYDEAKMVFIFDGLDKSQFSFNFQRNKFVADVAKRSSLDEVLTNLFKGNLLPSAHIWITSRPAAVYQITSECVDRVTEIRGFNDHQKEEYFRKRMPDKQQADTIISHLRTSRSLHTMCHIPIFCWIISTVLGGTPSGTIIPHTLTGMYTRFLLILSNVKNRKYSGKDERTSRALSSSDVHILVKIGKLAFENLEKSKLIFTEEDLKRFGLNIEEASVHSGLFTEILKKEDPIFEGQWYSFVHLSIQEFLAALYVFLSFVRERVDINTTGFDLDLDLDKNWLRESMEYGQKSGNQPLTREQYLSYVLDDSDDSDDEPSMDFPFEPLQDFSTLHEWHRVAMDKSLKSKNGHLDLFVRFLLGLSLETNYSLLKCLSLPPGTFQEDNWKTTQYIKYMLGVENQRECPTPERCINLLHCLTELGDSESLFTSKHVPAKKLSSAQCSALAYKMLISEDVLDEFDLKSYRASAGGRRRLVPLVRCCRKALLANCQLTRKCFETISSVLQSSDSLLKELDLSHNFLVPQTLETFCAGLASPHCNLDSLNLNCINLKQSGSMLLKAVLLGPHRQPSSLRLSGCYLGDDCSEVLLTALQSENSRLTLLDLSYNSLTDAGVTQILTGLASPNCKLNTLRLGGCAITKVSCEVLGSVQSSSLRELDLSGSGVGDEGVKQIFSRTSTQLETLRLRECGLSDGACDVLGKTLSSSGLKELELRDNDIRDSGVKLLCVDLAKPSCILQSLGLSGCLITEEGCTYLASALKTNPSHLQVLDLSYNHPGESGAAMLSEALEDPNYNYKLATLNLQEGGLHRINPMLKKYACELTLDSNTKDSGLYLTEDKKRASRSIPGGSSDDYYYVLRKCWFGVSCTEGLTGGRFYWEVEWREEVVIGVKYKGKDSRYQKESWSLYCNSRRSYYEASHNNSFFRIDMSDKESRRVGVYLDCPACTLSFYVAAPDRLTHLHTFRSDFSKSLYPEFYQTSAPDAYITIFR, from the exons ATGGATCAAACACCTGACAGGGTCTGTGAATCTCAGTCTACGGTTGTGGATCAATCACCTGACGGGGTCTGGGAATCTCAGTCTACGGTTGTGGATCAATCACCTGACGGGGTCTGTGAATCTCAGTCTACTGTTGTGGATCAAACATCTGACGGGGTCTGTGAATCTCAGTCTACTGTTGTGGATCAAACACCTGACGGGGTCTGTGAATCTCAGTCTACTGCTGTGGATCAAACACCTGACGGGGTCTGTGAATCTCAGTCTACTGTTGTGGATCAAACACCTGACGGGGTCTGTGAATCTCAGTCTACTGTTGTGGATCAAACACCTGACCCACGCGTGGCTATAGAACATGGATTACCCGGCTCACCCTATACCATATCAATGAACATTGCCCCCCAGTTTACCATACCAATAACCACTGCACCCCAGTTACCCAGATCAATGACCACTGCACCCCAATTATCCAGATCAATGATCATTGCACCCCAGATTATTAACAGTTCTATTCAGGGAGGAGTTGCCGTGAACGTTTCAGAAACCACGGACACAG CTGAAGATGTGAGTGTCTGCAGCCTCTCAAAAGAGCTTAAGTCCAATCTCAAAAAAAGGTTTGAGAAAATATTTGAAGGCATTGCTAAAAGAGGAAACCCTATTCTTCTGAACAAGATTTTCACTGatgtctacatcacagagggtgagagggaaGTTGATATTGATAAGGGCGAGAACCAATACAAGAACAGACCCTGGAAGTGGGGCCCTGAAAGAAGACACCGCATACTGTATTATGAACAGGAATGGTTAAAGAAAGAAAACTCTGGCAAATTAATCAATGAGCATGATGTGTGGCAACTGGAGATGGCATCCTCAAAACAAAATGGTCAAGAACCTGCCATCAACTGCAATGACATCTTTAAGCCTCTGCATGATCCAAACTTGCACATCAGATCTGTGCTAACAAAGGGTGTGGCTGGaattggaaaaacagtctctgTTCAGAAATTCATTTTAGACTGGGCAGAAGAGATGGCCAATCAGGATGTGGACATCATTTTTGTCCTCCCTTTCCGTGAGCTGAATCGTTATCAAGACAGGGAGTTGAGTCTTCATGAGCTGCTTGAGATCTTCCACTCTGAGATgaaagttgtgacagacatgaGGATGTATGATGAAGCCAAAATGGTTTTCATATTTGATGGTCTGGATAAAAGTCAGTTTTCTTTCAACTTCCAGAGAAACAAGTTTGTTGCAGATGTTGCAAAGAGATCATCGCTGGATGAAGTGCTGACCAATCTCTTCAAAGGTAACCTCCTTCCTtctgcccatatttggataacATCACGACCAGCTGCAGTTTACCAGATTACATCCGAGTGTGTTGATCGAGTAACAGAGATACGAGGCTTCAATGACCACCAGAAGGAGGaatacttcaggaagaggatgCCTGATAAGCAACAAGCTGATACAATCATTTCACATCTCAGAACATCAAGGAGCCTTCACaccatgtgccacattccaatTTTCTGTTGGATCATCTCAACTGTTTTGGGGGGAACCCCAAGTGGTACGATCATTCCACACACATTAACAGGAATGTACACTCGTTTCTTGCTCATCCTATCAAATGTGAAGAACCGGAAGTACAGTGGGAAAGATGAGCGGACATCAAGGGCCTTATCCTCGTCTGATGTCCACATCCTTGTCAAAATAGGAAAACTGGCCTTTGAAAACCTGGAGAAGAGCAAACTCATATTCACAGAAGAAGACTTGAAAAGATTTGGCTTGAACATTGAGGAAGCATCAGTCCACTCAGGACTTTTCACAGAAATCCTGAAAAAAGAAGACCCCATATTTGAGGGGCAGTGGTACAGCTTTGTACACCTGAGCATTCAGGAGTTTCTCGCTGCACTCTATGTGTTCCTTTCatttgtcagagagagagtggacattAACACAACAGgttttgaccttgaccttgaccttgacaaaAACTGGCTGAGAGAGTCAATGGAGTATGGTCAGAAATCTGGAAACCAACCACTTACTCGGGAGCAATATCTATCCTATGTACTAGACGACTCAGATGATTCAGATGATGAGCCGTCAATGGACTTTCCCTTTGAACCTTTGCAGGACTTCTCTACACTTCATGAGTGGCACAGGGTTGCCATGGACAAATCCTTGAAGAGCAAGAATGGCCATTTGGACCTCTTTGTTAGGTTCCTCCTTGGGCTCTCTCTAGAAACCAATTATAGCCTACTCAAATGCCTGTCGTTACCACCAGGGACCTTTCAAGAGGATAACTGGAAAACCACACAGTACATCAAATACATGCTTGGAGTGGAAAACCAAAGGGAATGTCCTACTCCAGAAAGATGCATTAACCTGCTCCATTGCCTCACTGAGTTGGGTGACAGTGAGTCATTATTCACCTCCAAACACGTTCCTGCCAAGAAACTGAGTTCAGCCCAGTGTTCTGCCTTAGCCTACAAGATGTTGATTTCTGAAGATGTTTTGGATGAGTTTGACTTGAAGAGCTACAGGGCCTCTGCAGGAGGTCGCAGAAGACTGGTCCCATTGGTTAGATGCTGCAGAAAAGCACT ACTTGCCAATTGCCAACTGACAAGGAAATGCTTTGAGACAATCTCTTCAGTCCTTCAGAGTTCTGACTCCCTCCTTaaagagctggacctgagccaCAACTTCCTGGTTCCACAGACACTGGAGACATTCTGTGCTGGCCTAGCCAGTCCCCACTGCAACCTGGACTCTCTGAACCTCAACTGCATCAACCTGAAGCAGTCAGGTTCAATGCTGCTGAAGGCGGTATTGCTGGGACCTCATCGTCAGCCTAGTTCTCTGAG ACTTAGCGGATGTTACCTGGGAGACGACTGCAGTGAGGTCCTGCTCACAGCTCTTCAGTCAGAGAACTCCAGGCTGACTTTATTGGATCTCTCCTATAACAGCCTGACTGATGCTGGAGTCACACAGATCCTGACTGGACTTGCAAGTCCAAACTGTAAACTTAACACACTGAG GTTGGGAGGCTGTGCGATTACTAAGGTATCCTGTGAGGTGTTGGGTTCTGTTCagtcctcctctctcagagaactggacctgagtggcAGTGGAGTAGGAGATGAGGGCGTGAAACAGATCTTTTCCAGAACATCAACCCAGCTGGAAACACTGAG ACTGAGGGAATGTGGTCTATCAGACGGTGCTTGTGATGTGCTGGGAAAGACTCTGAGTTCCTCTGGGCTGAAGGAGCTAGAGCTGCGAGACAACGACATCAGAGATTCAGGAGTGAAGCTGCTGTGTGTTGACCTGGCAAAGCCATCCTGCATCCTGCAGTCCTTAGG GCTCTCTGGCTGTCTGATCACAGAGGAAGGCTGCACTTATCTGGCTTCTGCCCTCAAAACAAACCCATCTCACCTGCAAGTGCTGGACCTCAGCTACAATCACCCAGGGGAGTCTGGGGCGGCGATGCTGTCAGAAGcactggaggatcccaactacAACTACAAGCTGGCAACGCTGAA CTTACAAGAGGGTGGACTGCACAGGATTAATCCTATGCTGAAGAAAT ATGCATGTGAACTCACCCTGGATTCAAACACGAAGGATAGCGGTTTGTATTTGACGGAGGACAAGAAAAGGGCATCTAGGTCTATCCCAGGTGGCTCATcagatgattattattatgtattaaGGAAGTGCTGGTTTGGGGTGAGCTGTACTGAAGGCCTAACAGGAGGGCGCTTCTACTGGGAGGTCGAGTGGAGGGAAGAGGTTGTGATCGGTGTGAAGTACAAGGGGAAAGACTCCAGGTACCAGAAAGAGTCCTGGAGCCTCTACTGCAACTCACGTCGTTCCTACTATGAGGCCAGCCACAACAACAGCTTCTTCAGGATCGACATGTCCGACAAAGAGTCCAGACGTGTGGGAGTATATCTCGACTGTCCAGCCTGCACGCTGTCCTTCTACGTGGCAGCTCCTGATAGgctcacacaccttcacactttCCGTAGTGACTTCAGTAAGTCTTTGTATCCTGAGTTTTATCAGACTAGCGCACCTGATGCATACATTACCATATTCAGGTAA